Part of the Antechinus flavipes isolate AdamAnt ecotype Samford, QLD, Australia chromosome 2, AdamAnt_v2, whole genome shotgun sequence genome is shown below.
aggtaaaaatcattttatataaatgaggtgcaaAGGAAGGATAGATACAGAgacattgggggaggggaggagggcttgtagtttTGAAAACCTACACCGGAACTGGGTTCAattaacactacatatataccatgaagggtataataccctttaaaatatagaaagaaatatggGGGAATACATGGATGAGGGAAAatgacaagggagggatccttgggttgggggaggttaagtaataggcAAGTTAGGGCTCAGAATTTAAAGAGGGATAGAAAAGACGTCTATATGTAGTATATGTGTGAGAATGGTTATGTATTTTCATATCTacatatgtaaacaaatatatcaaCTAACTTGCTTGGGGTAATGgggataaaagggggaaaaagaataaggtgcacagcagagaaagaataatttacaaggaagtaaagaaaaaatgggcattcatgaatatattttcttctactaatacatatgctttcttgatctggtaattgttatatattttgaatcctctctgtcttgctgggcacatgacaatgttcttttttgttttgctttattttgtattttctgtttctttcgaataaaaatgagtaaaaaattgctgggaaaattggaatatagTATGGTAAAAACTTAGGCATTGACAAGCACTTAACCCCCTATGTCACAATAAGGTTGATAaaggttcataatttagacacaAAAggtgataatataaacaaattagaagacaaGAGACAGTCTcgctctcagatctgtggagaagaaagtaaCTTATGGCCAcaaaagagctagagaacattatgaaatacaaaatggataattttgattatattaaaaagtttttatataataagattaatgcagccaagattagaaaggaagcagaaaactggggaaaaaaatttacattcaagatttctgataaaggctccatttctaaaatatatagaaaattgactcaaatgttTAAGAAtacaagcctttctccaattgataaatggtcaaaggatatgaacaatttgcagataaagaaattaaagtcctttctagtcatatgaaagagtgctctAAATTTATATAAACTGCTAAATGAAgggagcagaatcaagagaacattatacacatgAAGATTATGatatgatcaactctgatggacttgactcttttcaacactgaggtgattcaagtcaattccaacaCACTTGTGatagagtcatctgcatccagaaagagaatcgTGGGCACTAAATGTGGATTACaatgtattttcaccttttgtttgcttgcttgtatttcatttttttcccccttttgatttttcttgtgcagcataataaatgtggaaatatgtttaaaagaactgcgcatgtttaacctatattggattacttgctttctaggagaGGGGCaaggtggagagggagggagaaaaatttggaacacaaggttttttaagagtgaacgttgaaaactatctttgcatgtattttgaaaagagctattataatgtTTTTGCTGTTAAAAAGGGCATACCCAAATTGGAAACCATttaaatggaaagagcactgggcttCCTGAAGTTGAGTCTTAGGCTCTCATGTCGACTTCATGACCTTAGGTCAGTATCTATCTTAGACTCATAGGACAGACTATAAAAAGAGGTTCATCAAAATATGAAATGCATATTCTGTTAAAAAGAGATTTCACTTTTGCATCTaatcatgaatatttttttcttgtttcagagGGTGATTGTACTAGAATATCTTCTGGAATTTTTGAGAGAAATGGATCAGGGGTTCACACAACCCCCAATGGAATAACCTATGTAGGGGCCTGGAAAAATGACAAGGTAAtacaaattcttttcatttttaatcagtAGACTATTATTAGTAGTTAGAATGGGTAAATAATCCTGGTGTATGGATCTATACATAAAGACATGTATCTAAAACCTAAAGACATTTAACTGTATAGCATATGCCCACAGACACACATTTTGTCCTGTTTTTATGAGAGATAGATTGGGCCTAGAATAATTTGCtaatagctctttggacatagttctaaatctctctccagaatatttgcattagttcacaattccaccaacaatgaaatTAAAAGCAAACTAGATTAAACTAGTACCGTTGGGTAGATGAGAGACTCCCTACAGAGTAAAACCAGGCAGGGAATTTCTGCAAATGCTTTGAGGACTGAACCTCATTGACCATTCTCCCTCATATTTATGTCAGATCTGAGGATGGATATGAAAATGAGccactcattttcctttttatccaaATAGATGAATGGAATTGGAAGACTTGAACATTTTTCAGGAGCAGTATATGAAGGAGAGTTCAAGGACAACATGTATCATGGAATGGGGACTTATACATTCCCAAATGGAGCAAAATATACTGGAAGTTTTGTAGAAAACaggtgaaatttttttaaaaatcagatactCTAGTTAAGCCATATTATTAGTACTTTTTCCTTACAAAGTTGTTCATttgcatctgactctttatgattaTGTGGACTACAGCATGTCATTACTGtccattgggttttcttggcaaaaatactagaggggtttgccatttctttcttcagtagaTGAAAGCAAACagtttaagggatttgcccaCGGTCACCTGATTAGTAGGGTCAAATtagtgaggtcaaatttgaactcaggtctttctgacttgagTGCTGCTACTCAAATCACTATGCCACCTATCTTGCCTTCACACCTCCACAAAATAGAATCTTTCAAGATATAGTTTCCAAGCATTGttaatctttttcaaaaatgctttgcgatttttaaatattttttattttctttttttaactaacagctttttatttttcaaaatacacgtaaagatagttttcaacattcacccttgcaaattcttgtgttccaaatttttctccctcccttgcccccactcctcccctagatagcaagtaatacaatataattaagtatgtgcaattcttctacatatacttccacatttatcatgctgcataataaaaatcagatccaaagggaaaaaaatgagagaaaaaaaccaagtaagcaagcaacaacaaaaaagatgaaaatactatgttgtgatccacattcagtccccatggttccactttctggatatagatggctctctccatcacaagtctcttgTAATTGGTCTgaacacctcattgttgaaattagccaaatccatcacagttgatcattacataatcttgttgtgtacaatggTTTTTTGATTCTATTTACCTCACATAGGATCAGTTCACATAAGtgtctccaagcctttctgaaatcatcctgctgattcgtttttttatacaacaataatagtaCATTACATTTTATACCATATTCAATCATTTCCTAACTGATGTGCATCCActaaatttctagttctttgtcactacaaaaagggttgctacaaacatttttgcacaggtgggtccttttccctcctctatgatttccttggaatatcgACCTAATACAgatactgatggatcaaagggtgtgcacaatttgatagctctttgggcatagttctaaattgctctccagaatgattggatcagttcacaactctaccgacaatgaattagtatcccagtttttccacatccccgtgaacatttatcattatttttttcctgtcattttagataatctgagaggtataaaggGTACCTTAGTGTTGTCAtaattgtatttctctaatcaataataatttaaagcattttttcatatgaatagaaatggctttaatttcttcacataaaattattcatatcctttgaccatttatcaattggagaatgatttgtattctctatattttagaaatgaggcctttatcagaaaccttacatgtaaaatttcccctcaaTTTTCTTAAGCATTGTTAATCTTGTTTGAAAGAAAACCAGAGAGggaaagatcaaaaaaggaattATGTGTTGAGTTTCCAAAAAGAAATGcactttaaattcaatttttttacttaatttatttGTTCATGCTTTCCATGTTAAGTGTGGatcttttttcattatgaatctgACTAGCCTTTTTTTCaggttttcccttttttcttttgcattgatGCTTGAATCTGGAGGAAAGTATTAGCCTCACTTCTAACTCCTTATGTGACATCAAGAAAATTCCTTAAACTGTCTGTCcctttcttcatatgaaaaatggcaataataatactTAACTTACTGGGGAATATTatggaaattaaatgagatactatctagaaaacacaatgaaaaaattaaaactatgttGATCACACAATGTGTTGAATGCTAAATGTGATACTTAAAACTGAAAGGCAATTTAACCATTTAGTAGATGTCTGCATAGACACAGAATGTTGaaactgaaatcaagaagaattgGGTTCACATTCTACCTCTGATACTTATTGTGTGACTGTGAGCAGGTCACTTCACATCTCtgggcttccatttcttcatctgtaaaatgagagatttgggttcaaatacttCCAatgtcccttccatctctaaatatgTGGTTATATGATCCATAGGGAGGTCATTTGCATAAGGATTATCctattcatatgaaaatagaATGAGATAAAGTAATGTGTAATATGCTAATAAAAGGCATTGAAATTAGGAGTAAACTAGGTTAAACTAGCATACTTAGGCAGATGATAGACCTTCAGTGTAAAACAGcttgaaaataatatgtaaaccCAACAACACTTGTGAGATAGATTTGTTTTGATGTTCATATATGTCTCATATACATTCTCCAGAGTGGAACAGCATAATAGATATCTGTTAGAATataatgattttgttttgtcATATTTAGCTTTTCAGGAACCCTGAAACTCTGCTAAGCTCTTCTGTTAGTTATGTGTACACCTAATATAAAGTCAAACATTCATGTAATTTTCTAAGTACCTCTGATAAAAAGCTATTTTCACCTAAAATATCCTGATAATTGAGGTCAAAgtaatttttcaagatttttacaaaattttcagataatttcCACTATTTTATTTTACCAGGTTTCCATGTGGCTGTGGCAGGTGATAACAAGTTTTTACTCTGTTGAAAAGATATGAGCAAAATACATTAGATTACAAGTTAGAAAAATGGGGcttttccaagtatatatttgcatatgtaaaagtaatagtaaattttaaaagagcAGAGTTCTTCAAGGCAAACTCTTATCTCCAACCTGATCGTGACCTATTAGACAATGGTTCAAGCCAGCTTTGGTGAAACCAAATAGAAAcgatctaaaatttttttttaaatttaagaaaaatcccattaaatattttaataatgaaaagaatatttaggTGAACCTATGGCCCAGGGACTGTTTTTTCACGAACCGGGTTAAATCTTGGGAACATCTCTCATATGAATCTCTATTTGGTTCACAAATGTCAGAATTTCCTGTGGGAGAATCACTATCTGGCTCAATGACTAGGTCACcatgacaaaatgaaaaagtcacttaagtcCTTTGTAGCATTCCTGGTAAAAACATATTAAAGATAGTGCAAGCTTTATTTAACTCGACAAAGCCCACAAAAAAAGGGACTTGCACCCAAACCTACAtataattaaaaccatttctcttAACTCTGTTGTGATCCTCACAATTCTACCTTTAATCACACTCAAGGGTTAGCGTGCTTTGCCAGGACTGAGAGCCCTGCCCAGGGAAGTACTTAGGTCCCGAGAAAAGTCAAGCAGTCCAACCTGAAGCTGAGCCCTACTTCTCCCAAGGACTGACATAGTATTCCAGACTTAACACAAATGGTTAAGATTACTCAACAAGAGGTAGCAACATGGCATTGCATGAGAATCTATCTCCTTTTCCTGGATCCTCCCCTCAAGGAGTCCCCTTAGCTCCATCTGGGCTGCTTTGTTCCAGCATTCCCTTCCTTGTTCTAGGGCTCTTCCTGTTCTCAATAGGAGATTCCTAACCCAGAAATTCCTCCTTTGGAACCAGAAGACTTGCTCTTCGAATTACTCTGCCTGCTTAAGAGTTCCTCTTTTCTACCAGCTCTCATTTCTATAGCTCCTGCTATTCTTACTGGCTTCAGTAGCTGGGCTGCATGGGTCTCTCCTCTCCTGGTATTATGTGGTTCCTTAGAGAAGGGCCAGAGTTACATGGCCATACAGGTTCCCACCACCtacctccccctcccttccctccccccccccccccgaaatcTATCCGTATATTACTGCCTCCCTTTCTGATTGTCTCAGCTTGGATTCTTCTACTTCTGTCTAACATAGCTTTCTACACTTCATTCAAAGAGTAGTCTAAAGGTATACAACCAGTCATAATTCAAACTCATCCTCAAATGTGATGTTAAAGGACCTAGAATACCCAGGACAAATTGAGTTTATACTTCACCATGAGTTAGTTGAATTCATCTTCTCAAGAGGATTTTACCACTTGTTAAGGAGACACAAGAAGAATTCAGGATTTTCTCTCCTCTACTGCTCCCCTTTTTCCCCATCAAGTAGGTAGGTTACCAATTACAGACTCAAAAAGGAACTAATCTTGAGTTCCCAGATTCTGCTAGTCTCCATTACCTGTCTTCTATTTTTTGTTGCTACAGATGCTGCTCTTGAAAACTGTGTTCTtactctctttttgtctgtctatAGTGTGCCTTAAACTTTCTCTGACTTTCCCTCCAGCTGCCTCTAAAAAGCTGTTCCCTGGATGCATAGCTTTGATGCTACATGCCTTGGGGGATtgcagaagaaggaaagggagaaaaaacccTATCTTCCCCCAAAGAGGTGAAGAACTGAGTCTAATTACTGTCTCCTGCCTCCATTCACCCAAACTGCTGATTTTCCCAAAGCTTGCCTATTTAAATCCTACAAGGATTTGTCCCATTTTTGAGCTTTTTAATGAAATCCTTTCCTTCTAACTAAATCAGAGCTTtgttcatattttaagaaataaaaaactcattatctttctataTCCAATATATCAAGTATGGGGCTGGCTGGAATAAAATTCTTCCTGGAACCCTCCATTGACCTTATACTTTGATATcaggccagaatttgaaacaggAAAGAAACAGTTATCTAGGGCCCAGAATCAATCAAttactcccctccccctcctgcctCCCATTTCCCGGAAATACTTTATTTGTCAGGTAAACAGACACTTCTGAACAGAATACATCATATTAACCACCTTACATTTTCACTATTTCAGGGTGGAAGGTAAGGGAGAATATACTGACATTCGTGGATTGGAATGGAGTGGTACCTTTCATTACACAGCTGCACCGGGGCTGAAACTAAAACTACAGATGTAGGTCTCCAAACTGATGTAATAACTTTCCAGTTGATGTTAATCAAAAGCAATTATGATGAAGTTTCCATTAAACATTTCACATACCACTTACTGTTCTGTAAGTTATTCAATAAAATCACCCatacatttcttcttttgcaactttattttcataataatatagtttaaaataagTTGTGAGAGGATTCCCATTAggtggggaatagctaaataaactgtggtataagaatataaagaaatactgCACTAATTCAGAGAACCCTAGGGAAACTTTAATGGAGAGAGTAGAAATAAGAACAACATATACAATGATTacattaatataaatgaaaataatccaAGGACTGTTCAACTTCAATGAATGGGCATAATTGGGAAGTGATTCtgatagatatatacacatatacctatacatatataatataaagacaGGAATGAACTACTGTATTAGTTgggagaaacatttttaaaagtttcaagaAGCCTAACATGAAGCAGCTCATTCTAATAAACCAAACAAATCATATAAGggagagttatttttttttttaatcaaggttTAGAAAGGCCATTTATTGAAGGTAAGTATTTATAAGCAGATGTTTTAAACAAAAGCAATGGTCTTGCCATACTTTGTTTCTCATAATCTttataaacaaaaatgttaaCTTTTAAATTCTGACAATTACAGATTCTGTTGTTGAGAAATGAAACAAGGAAAAGCTATTAAAatctctgtgtgatcttgggaattATTGGCTTGGTGCTTTTGTTTTCACTTACAAAAAGGAGTGCTTGTGTAACTTCAACATAATATATAACCATCGAGAAATTCTGAAGATTAAGAACAATAAGAACTGAGAAGTTCTTTCATATCTCAaaattgcatttatatatatgataaaatgagAGCCACTTAGACTCACACTAGGACAGAGATGTTCTATTTCCCCTCAGAATTCTAAGGATAGTCCTGAAGAGTTTTAGCACAGATTATcacaatgcctaacacatagtagatgcttaaaaaatgctCATTGATTAACAAGTAGTGGGGGATGATTGTTTAGTTCAAACAATCTCTATCCTTATATTTAACTACAAGACAAAAACACAATATTATTAAATGATACATATTCTTTAATGATAAATGGATTTGTGGTCTCATTTTTATCTCTTAATACAAATAATAACCTATGTGAACAATCTTgtgatcttttctttgtctttctattaATCCTCCATATATACTAGAAGGAATATGACAAACAGGACAGtttttgaattcatgttttgaatttatgtatttattttatttattaaatttatttagtatatcatttccccccaattacctataaaaacactttttaacaTTTGCTTCTAAAACTTTGAGGAGTTCCAAATGcttttccttcctcctactcTATCtctctcattgagaaagcaagcaatgaTAGAGGTTATACAagtataatcatgcaaaacatttctatattagtcatgttctgAAAGAAAATGTAGACCAAAAagaaaccttcaagaaaaatttaaaaagtaaaagtatgCTTCACtgtattataaaagtaaattggCTGAGAGCTGTGGCTCAGAGTGTGTTCCCAATTGTCCCAGACCTTAAATACTTAAGTACGATTAAATCACTACACCACACTGAGAAAGCTCCAGCTTTAGAacattacatcattatatcacattaagtaCCACACTAAGTATGTGTTTAACTAGAGAATAATTAcctcatcaatcatactgagtcttaagtataccttttcagagttccaaccCTCTACACATCATAATACATaccatatacaacaatttattcagccattacccagtTTATGGGCATCCCCACAATTTTCAATTTGTTGCGACCagcaaagagctgctataaaatatttttgtgcgTATAagccctttaaaaatttttttggggaggATATAGACCTAGTCGTGGTATTGATAGGTCAAagggttttatagtcctttgggcatagtttcaaattgctctttagaatgattgaatcagtccatgaatttataaatttaaaaagaaaactaaatcacAGAAATTTGTAGTTTTATGTATAATCtactcttccttttttatgtatatccagatgttcattttatttgatgtttataaaattcataataaaaattctaaaaaaaaccAAGTAATCTTCTAcatattttactttgttatatatattcttttattttaatatttcatggataTAACGGTTGCTCTTCAGCTGGCCTTCTGTTATCCTTTACTCCGATTAGGTGACCTATTCACATCCTTTCCTTACTTCCATCCCCAGTTGTACATGCCATTGATAATATCTGTTGACATCTTTTTCAGTAAAATCCTTCAGCCTACTTAAACCAACTTTTCATGTTTCTGTCGTACTCTGAGTCACCCATAATTTTGAAACTTTGGAGATCATGGTGTTTCATGATTCACAATCAAAGAGCAATTTTGGGAGAATATTAGTGTTTAAAAGATGGGACATTATGGCCAAGAACAGTTTGAGATCATTGAGAATGCTGTGAAGTTGGCCAAGTGTGATCCAGCCCAATTTCTTCCACTGTTTGAGTCTGTGCCCAGTGGAAAATCCCTCTGCAGCAACTGTCCAAAATAACTGCATTGATAACTCAATACCCAAATGCATGTCAAAAACTgaacaaagtgtttttttttttttttttaagcactcaTTCTGGGTTCCCAATGTTAGTGTTTAATCTGTGACCACAGATCTCACTGAGCAAATTCTGCAATATTATGGACCACAATGCAATCAACATGGTAATATCTGTCAATAAAGCCTCTTAAAAACCTCATTATTGATGAGGTATGCCCTTCCTattaagaaagaatatttaaattatgttttgaaaaaaagctaGAGGTTCTAAAATGTAAAGATAAGGAAAGGGGACAATAATATTTACCTTACATTGTGGGTATGaggaagatgatatatgtaaaggtTTTTACAAACttgaaagtaatatataaatgttagctattattattattttattattagctattaaatGAGAGCAATACAAGGATAATGGACTAGGTTGCCAGGGATGAGTAACATTATAGTTAGAAGTAGTGGTGCCCAggtcaaaatagaaaattaagtgGCTATGACTGAAAAGAAGCTATGGGTGCTAATTAGATCTATGATTATTCCTTTGTGTGCCTGATTTTGAAAAGGGAAGATGGAAATCATTTGAGTTTAAGAGGTTGATGAATCTTATTTAAGGTGATTATTAATGTACAAGTTTTCCtaaatttcttcaaattctttatatttatcattggcctcaaagtataataatattccattcattcaTATGTCACAAGGGTATTGTGTTTGAGGATAGGACCTGGCCTCTTATGGTTCTGGTCCCTCACTCATATCATACACTCCCATGAAGTttatcagccattctccaattattaGATACATAGCTTTTCCTCTTTAAATAGTGCtgttatgaatatatatgcatatatatgtgtgtacatatacacacatatatatatctgtacatatgtgtgtgtgtatgtgtgtgtagacaCAAATACACCTTTTCCTCTTGTCAACTGTCTCACTGAGTAATAAATTTTTAGGGAAATAACTATATTGAaccatgttaaattttttttttttgtattttgcttaTCAATGTATCCTTTTCAAATTGACTATTCCCTGAAAATACCATACTACCAAAATAGCTGATTTATACAAGAGCACCAAAGGGGGAACACATATTTTGAAAGTTTACTCTTTAGGTATTAATTTTTAATGCtataaaatgatttcaaaatagttttccattaaaaaaaatcatccaagtCATTAACTTTTTCATAGATCTCCTTTTATTCTATGAAATTCAACATTGTTCAGTTTTATGATCAGTTGATACCACGATTTGACCTAGAGATTATATAATTAGAGGAGACATCAGTTATCCCTGCATTTAAAGTCACTGATTAGTATGTGACAGTCTCATTCTAGGGTAAGTCAAACAAGCTAGCTCTCTACTgctgctctttttatttttatattaattgctCACTCATATAAGCTCTGATCCTGAGAAGAATTTAATCATAGCAACTATTGTAGGGGTAAGTGAATatgctttttatgtattttgaatgattttctaagaaggttttttgttttgttttgtttagattttttacaaaaaaagaaaaatcaggtgtTTATTGAACTGTTTtctgatttaaatttaaaatacatcaACTGATACATCAGGCAGTCATTTAAGGTCAGATTTCTAATTAAATTGTAGCAATGTGTAAAATAGTTTCCCAGGCTGAGAATTTGTGGGAGGACATGGGCAAGAGACAAGCAAGATGAGAGGGTATGTATGATTTCTGATCTCCATGGTTTGAGAAAGCATCCTCATCAATGAGACAATACATTCAAGATGATGTAaaattgttattgctattatctCTCACTAAAAatgcaatacttttttttttttttttttagcttctgtGACCGTAACTGAATGTTTAGGGGCTAGAGCTTTATGCATAAATTCATGATTGTGAATAAGGATAGGGAGATCATTAAGAAAACTTCACCATTGTGCTATGGTAGCAAATATCCTTGCTATCTTGTAGTATTGTCTGAATGCAATTTCCATATATgcagaaatttagaaaatttctttGATTTACATCTGAttaaggaaggagaaatggaataAATGATTGAAGAGACTATATTGGTAGACACCCTCACTTAAAGCAGCAAACCAAACAATTTAAGAGTTTGTATAGCTTACTTGAGAATGATCAGCACAAAGCTATTCATTATTGGAAGGAAATGAAGGGATCcgtacaaattaaaagaatatactACCATATTCAAAGTATCTTTATCAATGAATTCCAATTCAAAGCATTTTTTGAGAGCAAGTTAGGAAGCTATATATTCCctcatttaaggaaaaaagtcTTTATCACATAAATAGTATTAGAATCTTGATAATTGAATTTGTGTTTCAACTCTCAGTAAACAAATTCTAAGTAACTAGTagttaatttttatatcaatttatgGGCCATTTGAAAAAGTCTTTATGTATCTGAATGTTGACATTATGATTAGGAAGTAAAGATTGCCTGGTGTAGTTGGTCCAGATTAGAAGCAGGAAAACCTGGAGAGTTTAAGTTCTGGGCTTtgacatatactagctatgtggtGAAAGTTGAATCACAAATTGTGGGCAAATGCCTCAGTGAATTCTCTATGGCTTTGTTATTGATCTGCAACTGTGGATGAAATTTCTACAGCAGGACTTTCCCACaatgatgaaattatggatttggATGAAACAACTGGGAAGTGCAAAAAGTGACAGTATTTTTTGCCACAAATGTTATTAGCTCTTTTGGCAACAACTGCTTGTGGAGAATGGAGAAAAACatctgtttttttggttttttttaaatatatatactggTTATTCTACTCGTACCCACAAATTTACTGTGGTTAAACAATCTTTAAATTCTGCTGACACATTGTCAATGATAATTAAACAAACCAGAAAATTAATAGTACTTGAAAGGAGGAAAATGGTTaatctctctgttttaaatgaAACCTAATATTAACtccctttaaaataaaagagagatgtTTTGAGGCTATTGAAGATTGTATTACATTCCTAGAATATCTTGCATACAGTTTTACTGTGGTCCAATGGATCGTTGTCATTGGT
Proteins encoded:
- the MORN2 gene encoding MORN repeat-containing protein 2, yielding MSAGSAEEPKAPEVYKICFIFPNGDKYEGDCTRISSGIFERNGSGVHTTPNGITYVGAWKNDKMNGIGRLEHFSGAVYEGEFKDNMYHGMGTYTFPNGAKYTGSFVENRVEGKGEYTDIRGLEWSGTFHYTAAPGLKLKLQM